One genomic segment of Pseudomonadota bacterium includes these proteins:
- a CDS encoding DUF6515 family protein, translated as MHAHGKLSRIAIVLLALGASAAFAAGNPDRHRNDDNRRSQPRVSSQIGARVESRIDDRYRHNRSYPSRGYVAPALPLGYYPVRYRGSPYYYSRGAWYRPYGPRFVVVAPPIGIGVGFLPPYYTRVWFGGMPYYYADDTYYQWRPERREYVVSQPPGGEPRVDDSASQGSDEIFVYPKNGQSEEQQATDRYECHAWAVGKTGFDPTRPSGNVDDSEITSKNADYRRAEGACLEARGYSVK; from the coding sequence ATGCACGCGCACGGAAAATTGAGCCGCATTGCGATCGTCCTGCTGGCACTGGGCGCATCCGCCGCGTTCGCCGCCGGCAATCCCGATCGTCATCGCAACGACGACAACCGGCGTTCGCAGCCGCGTGTTTCATCGCAGATCGGTGCGCGGGTCGAATCGCGCATCGACGACCGCTACCGCCACAATCGCAGCTATCCGTCGCGCGGTTATGTCGCGCCCGCGTTGCCGCTCGGCTATTACCCGGTGCGTTACCGCGGCTCGCCTTACTACTATTCGCGCGGCGCCTGGTACCGCCCGTATGGGCCGCGCTTCGTGGTGGTCGCGCCGCCGATCGGAATCGGTGTCGGTTTCCTGCCGCCCTACTACACGCGCGTCTGGTTCGGCGGCATGCCTTACTACTACGCCGACGACACGTACTACCAGTGGCGGCCCGAGCGGCGTGAATACGTGGTGAGCCAACCGCCCGGCGGCGAGCCGCGCGTCGACGACAGCGCCAGCCAGGGCAGCGACGAGATCTTCGTTTATCCCAAGAACGGCCAGAGCGAAGAACAGCAGGCCACCGATCGTTACGAATGCCATGCCTGGGCGGTCGGGAAAACCGGCTTCGATCCAACGCGTCCGTCAGGCAATGTCGATGATTCCGAGATCACCTCCAAGAACGCGGACTATCGGCGCGCAGAAGGCGCCTGCCTCGAGGCGCGCGGCTACAGCGTCAAGTAG
- a CDS encoding glycine zipper 2TM domain-containing protein — MASTAVPADAEVFVYPSKGQDDKRLDRDRYECHNWAVAQSHYNPSEPHLAPHQRIQVVAMPPPGQSTVAGAVTGAVIGAAIGSPRDTGEGAVAGAIVGAIAGASSDAARRNEREQINQRVGADQQAERARLERQAADYRRAISACLEGRGYTVK, encoded by the coding sequence GTGGCGAGCACGGCCGTACCGGCCGACGCCGAGGTGTTCGTCTACCCGTCGAAGGGGCAGGACGACAAGCGGCTCGATCGCGACCGTTACGAATGTCACAACTGGGCCGTCGCGCAGTCGCACTACAATCCGAGCGAGCCGCACCTGGCGCCGCATCAGCGCATCCAGGTGGTGGCGATGCCGCCGCCGGGCCAGTCGACGGTTGCGGGAGCGGTGACCGGGGCGGTCATCGGTGCCGCCATCGGCTCTCCGCGCGATACGGGTGAAGGCGCGGTGGCCGGCGCCATCGTGGGTGCAATCGCCGGGGCGTCGTCCGACGCGGCACGCCGCAACGAGCGCGAACAGATCAACCAGCGTGTCGGCGCGGACCAGCAGGCGGAACGCGCGCGGCTCGAGCGGCAGGCTGCCGACTATCGACGGGCGATATCGGCCTGTCTCGAAGGCCGCGGGTACACAGTCAAATGA
- a CDS encoding stage II sporulation protein M, whose translation MSSPAVPAAARGTGGLAAPPAIDVPSATGIDARIVLAGPGARTIAFILDWIIRFALAVTYFLLAAWAILGNLDFEVPAADETLWRLAGVLPATIIYFCYHLILEPLMAGRTPGKRLTGIRVLTVEGRVPTLGPLVTRNIFRLVDSLPVLYIVGLLFVMFGRRHLRLGDIAAGTVLAVERAPFLKKLDALRGTPDKHARWNEAGERAAALGRRRGSDVPDALAVVEDYRRAARELGVARLAEDPSGARSAEYLEAVYADLHDVITRPATRFWQAAHSLMRERIPAAMGRMRIHVLGVALLFVVSAVTGAWLIFTYPDLIAMFASPRLIATVERGELWTDGLLNVTPSAVLSIDILTNNIIVALFAFCSGVVFGLGTFYIIGLNGLSLGAVFAFTGQHDLAGRLFDFVIAHGCVELSCICLAGAAGAYMGEALVRPGALTRSEAFRAAAAESVRVMFALVLLLLVCGFIEGYVSPDPEVPRWARITIGVGYWLFMVSLLRGYVFGRSRNRARTRGRISGL comes from the coding sequence GTGAGCTCCCCGGCAGTGCCGGCCGCCGCCCGTGGAACGGGCGGCCTCGCGGCGCCACCGGCCATCGATGTGCCCAGCGCGACGGGCATCGATGCGCGCATCGTGCTCGCGGGCCCCGGCGCACGCACCATCGCCTTCATCCTCGACTGGATCATCCGCTTCGCGCTCGCGGTGACGTATTTCCTGCTGGCCGCGTGGGCGATCCTCGGCAATCTCGATTTCGAAGTGCCCGCCGCCGATGAAACTCTGTGGAGACTGGCCGGCGTGCTGCCGGCCACGATCATCTACTTCTGTTATCACCTGATTCTCGAGCCGCTGATGGCGGGGCGCACGCCGGGCAAGCGCCTCACGGGCATCCGCGTGCTCACCGTCGAAGGGCGCGTGCCGACGCTCGGCCCGCTGGTCACGCGCAATATCTTCCGCCTGGTGGACTCACTACCCGTGTTGTACATCGTCGGCCTGCTGTTCGTGATGTTCGGACGCCGTCATCTGCGGCTGGGCGATATCGCCGCCGGCACGGTGCTCGCGGTGGAACGCGCCCCGTTTCTGAAAAAGCTCGACGCGTTGCGCGGCACGCCTGACAAACACGCCCGGTGGAACGAAGCCGGCGAGCGCGCCGCCGCGTTGGGCCGAAGGCGCGGCAGCGACGTGCCGGATGCGCTGGCGGTAGTTGAAGACTACCGGCGCGCCGCACGCGAGCTCGGCGTCGCGCGGCTTGCGGAGGATCCATCCGGGGCGCGCTCCGCGGAATATCTCGAAGCGGTGTATGCGGACCTGCACGATGTCATCACCCGCCCCGCGACCCGCTTCTGGCAGGCCGCGCACTCGCTCATGCGCGAGCGGATCCCGGCGGCGATGGGGCGCATGCGTATCCACGTGCTCGGTGTCGCGCTGCTGTTCGTGGTATCCGCGGTCACGGGCGCGTGGCTGATCTTCACCTACCCGGACCTCATCGCGATGTTCGCGAGTCCGCGTCTCATCGCCACCGTCGAACGCGGCGAGCTGTGGACCGATGGCCTGCTCAATGTCACGCCGTCCGCGGTCCTGTCGATCGACATCCTGACCAACAACATCATCGTCGCGCTGTTCGCGTTCTGTTCGGGCGTGGTGTTCGGTCTTGGCACGTTCTACATCATCGGCCTGAACGGCCTGTCGCTGGGCGCGGTGTTCGCCTTCACGGGTCAGCACGATCTCGCGGGACGACTGTTCGACTTCGTGATCGCGCATGGCTGCGTGGAGTTGTCGTGTATCTGCCTGGCCGGCGCCGCCGGCGCGTACATGGGCGAGGCGCTGGTGCGCCCTGGCGCGCTCACGCGCAGCGAGGCATTCCGTGCGGCCGCCGCCGAAAGCGTGCGCGTGATGTTCGCGCTGGTGTTGCTGCTGCTCGTATGCGGTTTCATCGAGGGATACGTATCGCCAGATCCGGAAGTGCCGCGCTGGGCGCGTATCACCATCGGCGTCGGCTACTGGCTGTTCATGGTCTCGCTGCTGCGCGGCTACGTATTCGGGCGCAGCCGCAACCGGGCGCGAACTCGCGGCAGGATTTCTGGTCTCTAG
- the prfA gene encoding peptide chain release factor 1, with amino-acid sequence MKDTIRLRLEKMVDRYEEIGRMLADPAVIGRQREFRDLSVEYARLTPVAEKFGAFQALERELKSAREMQDDSDAGMREMGSEEIKRLDPDLAHSEEALKALLIPRDPRDDKNIYLEVRAGTGGDEAAIFAGDLFRMYARYAETHGFTVETLSESPGEHGGYREIISRIAGNGAFARFKFESGVHRVQRVPATEAQGRIHTSACTVAILPEPDEVEATDLNPAELRVDTFRASGAGGQHVNKTDSAIRITHLPSGLVVECQDERSQHKNRSRAMALMKAKLLAAEQQKRDSEIAQNRKLQVGTGDRSERIRTYNFPQGRVTDHRINLTLYKLADIMQGRIDELLDALQHEHQAEQLAEEEQRGAA; translated from the coding sequence GTGAAAGACACGATACGACTGCGGCTCGAAAAAATGGTCGACCGCTATGAAGAAATAGGCCGGATGCTGGCGGACCCCGCTGTCATCGGCCGACAACGCGAGTTCCGCGATCTGTCGGTGGAATATGCCCGCCTGACGCCGGTCGCCGAGAAGTTCGGTGCATTCCAGGCGCTCGAGCGCGAGCTGAAATCGGCGCGCGAAATGCAGGACGATTCCGATGCCGGTATGCGCGAGATGGGCAGCGAGGAGATCAAGCGCCTCGACCCCGATCTCGCGCACTCCGAAGAGGCGCTCAAGGCCCTGCTGATTCCGCGCGACCCGCGCGACGATAAGAACATCTATCTCGAAGTGCGCGCCGGCACCGGCGGCGACGAGGCCGCGATCTTCGCCGGCGACCTGTTCCGCATGTACGCGCGTTACGCCGAGACGCACGGTTTCACGGTGGAAACGCTGTCGGAAAGCCCGGGCGAACACGGCGGTTATCGCGAGATCATCAGCCGCATCGCGGGCAACGGCGCGTTCGCACGCTTCAAGTTCGAATCCGGAGTGCACCGCGTGCAACGCGTGCCGGCCACCGAAGCGCAGGGCCGCATTCACACCTCGGCCTGCACCGTCGCCATTCTTCCCGAGCCCGACGAAGTCGAAGCCACGGATCTGAATCCTGCCGAACTGCGCGTCGATACGTTTCGCGCCTCGGGCGCCGGCGGCCAGCACGTCAACAAGACCGACTCCGCCATTCGTATCACGCACCTGCCTTCCGGCCTCGTGGTCGAGTGCCAGGACGAACGTTCGCAGCACAAGAACCGCTCGCGCGCGATGGCCCTGATGAAGGCGAAGTTGTTAGCTGCCGAACAGCAGAAGCGCGACAGCGAGATCGCGCAGAATCGCAAGCTGCAGGTCGGCACCGGCGACCGCTCCGAGCGCATCCGCACGTACAACTTCCCGCAGGGGCGCGTGACCGATCACCGCATCAACCTCACGCTCTACAAACTCGCCGACATCATGCAGGGCCGGATCGACGAACTGCTCGACGCCCTGCAACACGAGCACCAGGCGGAGCAGCTCGCGGAGGAAGAGCAGCGAGGCGCGGCGTGA
- a CDS encoding tetratricopeptide repeat protein — protein MQRNAFLPAGFRALALALAALIPVSAGALSTTNSDNADLVLADMALSRGDCRGGSDRYLKAALGTSDAKISERANKVAAECQQIGAAARAARRWQKLDPGNAGAAAAVALAATRLYEVQEASAAILRTHELGGDEALVKLIGEVSDSGGTAIALDTLRPLLESKEVSDRVLSSGIDLALEAFDFKTAHKLADRMLDNEPASGAARAQLARVLTAEGDSVGAIAISQEAAALEPDTERFAYADTLLRLDRLDEARQELESMRTDASVRDEADLRLGKLAYQAGDMTEAGRRFGGLISSQAAAPEAFFYLSSIAEREGRTDLALEGYTKLAEAGAGLIVRGRAARLLMQRDNRVAAFQLLDEFAAKERSESLDVEFAKAALLDDTGHITEAIALLQLALERFPDHPGVRYQIALTQEKAGLTRDSVKSFESLLRERPEDASLLNALGYSLADRNQKLPRAESMIRKALSVSPDNPAFLDSLGWVMFRRGDIPGALPHLERAYRIFPDAEIASHWGELLWVSGKQTEARALWARSLARQPDSKPLRATIERLTGTKMESPDKPKADEKAPDPDETPQPELSPAPTATSS, from the coding sequence ATGCAACGAAACGCGTTTCTTCCGGCCGGTTTCCGCGCTCTTGCGCTAGCCCTGGCCGCGCTCATCCCCGTCAGCGCGGGTGCGCTGTCCACCACCAATTCCGATAACGCCGACCTGGTCCTCGCGGACATGGCGTTGTCGCGCGGCGATTGCCGCGGTGGTTCGGACCGTTATCTCAAGGCCGCGCTCGGCACCAGCGACGCGAAGATTTCGGAGCGCGCCAACAAGGTCGCGGCCGAATGCCAGCAGATCGGCGCGGCGGCACGCGCCGCGCGGCGCTGGCAGAAGCTCGATCCCGGCAATGCCGGCGCGGCGGCGGCTGTCGCGCTGGCGGCGACTCGTCTGTACGAAGTGCAGGAGGCGAGTGCGGCCATCCTGCGCACCCACGAACTCGGCGGCGACGAGGCGCTGGTCAAACTCATCGGCGAAGTCAGCGATTCGGGTGGGACGGCCATCGCGCTCGACACGCTGCGTCCGCTGCTCGAATCGAAAGAAGTCTCGGATCGCGTGCTCTCGTCCGGCATCGACCTCGCGCTCGAAGCGTTCGACTTCAAGACCGCGCACAAACTCGCGGATCGCATGTTGGACAACGAGCCCGCCTCGGGCGCCGCGCGTGCGCAGCTCGCGCGCGTGCTCACGGCCGAGGGGGATTCCGTCGGCGCCATCGCCATTTCTCAGGAAGCCGCGGCGCTCGAACCCGATACGGAGCGCTTCGCGTATGCGGATACCTTGCTGCGGCTCGACCGTCTCGACGAGGCGCGTCAGGAACTCGAAAGCATGCGCACGGATGCATCCGTGCGCGACGAGGCGGATCTGCGGCTCGGCAAGCTCGCGTACCAGGCGGGGGACATGACGGAAGCCGGCCGGCGCTTCGGTGGGCTGATCAGTTCGCAGGCTGCCGCACCCGAAGCCTTCTTCTATCTATCGTCCATCGCGGAACGCGAAGGCCGCACGGATCTGGCGCTCGAGGGTTACACCAAGCTCGCCGAAGCGGGCGCCGGGCTCATCGTGCGCGGCCGCGCCGCGCGCCTGCTCATGCAGCGCGACAATCGCGTGGCCGCCTTCCAGCTGCTCGATGAATTCGCCGCCAAGGAACGCTCCGAATCGCTCGACGTGGAATTCGCCAAGGCCGCGCTGCTCGACGACACCGGGCACATCACCGAGGCCATCGCGCTGCTGCAACTGGCGCTGGAACGTTTCCCCGATCATCCCGGCGTGCGTTACCAGATCGCGCTCACGCAGGAAAAAGCGGGCCTCACCAGGGATTCGGTGAAGAGCTTCGAGAGTCTGCTGCGCGAGCGCCCCGAAGATGCCAGCCTGCTCAACGCGCTCGGTTATTCGCTGGCGGATCGCAACCAGAAACTGCCGCGCGCCGAATCCATGATCCGCAAGGCGCTCAGCGTCTCGCCTGACAACCCGGCATTTCTCGACAGCCTGGGATGGGTGATGTTCCGGCGCGGCGATATCCCGGGCGCGCTGCCGCATCTCGAACGCGCGTATCGCATCTTTCCGGATGCGGAGATCGCCTCGCACTGGGGCGAATTGTTGTGGGTGAGCGGCAAACAAACCGAGGCGCGCGCGTTGTGGGCGCGGTCGCTGGCGCGGCAGCCGGATTCCAAGCCGCTGCGCGCGACCATCGAACGGCTCACGGGCACCAAGATGGAGTCGCCGGACAAGCCCAAGGCGGACGAGAAGGCGCCGGACCCGGACGAGACGCCGCAACCCGAGCTTTCCCCGGCTCCCACCGCCACGAGTAGTTAG
- the lolB gene encoding lipoprotein insertase outer membrane protein LolB: MLRAAARTALAVLGVAALLAGCRTAPPPAAVIGPGADAPWAEQRAALEDFASYHLTGRVAVAANGQGFSAGLRYTQQPKRSDLALDGPLGIGGLRVELEGDDLRIFTSRGEQLDGVAARTELERRLGFVLPLAELRWWLLGVPMPGTGTSSVIQEAEGGEIHAFEQNGWQVRIESRAPGLGFALPKRLTAEREGARMKLLAETWRP, encoded by the coding sequence GTGCTCCGCGCCGCCGCGCGAACCGCGTTGGCTGTCCTGGGCGTCGCCGCGTTGCTGGCGGGTTGCCGGACCGCGCCACCTCCCGCCGCGGTCATCGGGCCGGGTGCGGACGCTCCCTGGGCCGAGCAGCGCGCGGCGCTCGAAGATTTTGCCAGCTATCACCTCACCGGTCGCGTGGCGGTCGCGGCGAACGGGCAGGGCTTTTCGGCCGGCTTGAGATACACACAGCAACCGAAACGCTCCGATCTCGCGCTCGATGGGCCGCTCGGCATCGGCGGGTTGCGTGTCGAGCTCGAAGGCGATGACCTCCGGATCTTCACCAGCCGCGGCGAGCAACTCGACGGGGTCGCGGCGCGTACCGAACTGGAGCGGCGGCTCGGGTTTGTTTTGCCGCTGGCCGAGCTGCGCTGGTGGTTGTTAGGAGTGCCGATGCCTGGCACCGGCACCTCCAGCGTCATACAGGAGGCGGAGGGCGGCGAGATCCACGCGTTCGAGCAGAACGGCTGGCAGGTGCGCATCGAATCGCGCGCCCCGGGCCTCGGGTTTGCGTTGCCGAAGCGGCTCACCGCCGAGCGTGAGGGCGCGCGTATGAAACTCCTGGCCGAAACCTGGCGGCCGTGA
- the ispE gene encoding 4-(cytidine 5'-diphospho)-2-C-methyl-D-erythritol kinase, whose protein sequence is MSASSWPAPAKLNLMLHILGRRADGYHELQTVFRLIDLCDRIEIEVRDDGVINRLSGPASVAETDDLTVRAARALQAATGTRLGAQIAIKKSIPMGGGLGGGSSDAATTLMALNQMWRTGLDSAQIAAIGATLGADVPVFVSGRSAWAEGIGERLTPVQLGVDAWYLVIFPGVAVPTATVFQAAELTRNSPPTTMRGFLETGGRNDCEAVVRARFPAVGEALDWLGRHATARLTGTGSCVFAEFSRAADAERVAARVPDTWRAYVARGLDSSPLLEELGRRSKS, encoded by the coding sequence GTGAGCGCCTCGTCCTGGCCGGCACCGGCCAAGCTCAACCTGATGCTGCATATCCTGGGCCGGCGCGCCGACGGGTATCACGAGCTGCAGACGGTGTTCCGGTTGATCGATCTGTGCGATCGCATCGAGATCGAAGTTCGCGACGACGGCGTCATCAACCGGCTGTCGGGTCCCGCCAGCGTCGCCGAAACTGACGATTTGACGGTGCGCGCAGCTCGGGCATTGCAGGCGGCGACGGGAACCCGGCTGGGCGCGCAAATTGCCATAAAGAAGAGCATTCCGATGGGTGGCGGGCTCGGGGGCGGCAGTTCAGATGCCGCGACGACGCTGATGGCGCTCAACCAAATGTGGCGTACAGGCCTCGATTCGGCGCAGATCGCGGCCATTGGCGCCACGTTGGGCGCCGATGTGCCGGTTTTCGTCTCTGGACGGTCCGCCTGGGCTGAGGGGATCGGCGAAAGGCTCACGCCGGTGCAATTGGGCGTCGATGCCTGGTACCTGGTCATCTTTCCGGGCGTGGCGGTTCCCACGGCCACGGTATTCCAGGCTGCTGAATTGACACGGAATTCACCCCCAACCACAATGCGCGGCTTTTTGGAAACGGGCGGGCGGAACGATTGCGAGGCAGTCGTGCGCGCGCGGTTTCCCGCGGTGGGTGAGGCGTTGGACTGGCTGGGCCGGCACGCGACGGCGCGATTGACGGGTACGGGTTCCTGCGTGTTCGCGGAATTTTCGCGCGCGGCGGACGCCGAACGCGTCGCGGCGCGAGTGCCCGACACGTGGCGCGCGTACGTGGCGCGCGGGCTCGACAGCTCTCCTTTGTTAGAAGAGCTGGGCCGCCGCTCGAAGAGTTAG
- a CDS encoding ribose-phosphate pyrophosphokinase encodes MDSETLTLFAGNANPALAHDIARHLTTPLGRVYVGRFSDGEVNIELMENVRGRDVFIVQPTCPPANDHLMELLVMVDACRRASAARITAVVPYFGYSRQDRRPRATRSAITAKLVANMIQSAGVNRLLTIDLHSDQIQGFFDIPVDNVYASPVLLGDAYRQRYENMIVVSPDVGGVVRARALAKRLDDADLAIIDKRRPRPNESKVMNIIGDVAGKTCVLVDDMVDTAGTLAAGAQALKDEGAVKVVAYITHAILSGNAIEKITKSAIDELVVTDTIPLSAAAKQCGRIRQMSVAGLLAETIRRIRDEDSVSSLYLD; translated from the coding sequence GTGGATTCGGAGACGCTGACACTGTTCGCGGGCAATGCCAATCCGGCGCTGGCTCACGACATCGCGCGTCATCTGACGACGCCGCTCGGTCGCGTCTACGTCGGCAGGTTCTCCGACGGCGAAGTGAACATCGAGCTGATGGAAAACGTGCGCGGTCGCGATGTGTTCATCGTGCAGCCCACCTGTCCGCCGGCCAATGATCACCTGATGGAACTGCTGGTGATGGTCGATGCCTGCCGGCGTGCGTCGGCAGCGCGGATCACCGCGGTGGTGCCGTACTTCGGGTACTCGCGCCAGGATCGCCGGCCGCGCGCCACGCGCAGCGCGATCACCGCGAAGCTGGTGGCGAACATGATCCAGAGCGCGGGGGTGAATCGTCTGCTGACGATCGACCTGCACTCGGATCAGATCCAGGGATTTTTCGACATCCCGGTGGACAATGTGTACGCGTCGCCGGTGTTGTTAGGCGATGCGTACCGGCAGCGGTACGAGAACATGATCGTGGTGTCGCCGGATGTCGGCGGCGTGGTGCGCGCACGGGCGCTGGCGAAGCGGCTCGATGACGCGGACCTCGCGATCATCGACAAACGCCGGCCGCGGCCGAACGAGTCGAAGGTGATGAACATCATCGGCGATGTCGCGGGCAAGACCTGCGTGCTGGTCGATGACATGGTGGATACGGCGGGCACGCTGGCAGCGGGCGCGCAGGCTTTGAAGGACGAGGGCGCGGTGAAGGTGGTGGCGTACATCACGCACGCGATCCTCTCCGGCAATGCCATCGAGAAGATCACGAAGTCGGCGATCGACGAACTGGTGGTGACCGACACCATCCCGTTGTCGGCCGCGGCGAAACAATGTGGACGCATCCGGCAGATGTCGGTTGCGGGGTTGCTGGCCGAGACCATCCGTCGCATCCGCGACGAGGATTCGGTCAGTAGCTTGTATTTGGACTGA
- a CDS encoding 50S ribosomal protein L25/general stress protein Ctc yields MRISFELAAEFRDGQGKGASRRLRHEGRVPAILYGGHQEPRAITLNHQKLMTLVDNEKFYSSIINLRVGDKTQAAIVKDLQMHPARNAIQHLDMQRVVETEKIRIHIPIHFKGEAASPGVKSQGGVVSHRVADVEISCLPKDLPEFIELDLSKMEMNQSKHLSDLPLPEGVSIPSISKGDAVVVTIHPPRAEEPEPTAEAAAATPAEGAAAAPAEGAAAAGAKAGDAKAAPAAAAPAKKEGGKK; encoded by the coding sequence ATGCGTATTTCATTCGAACTCGCCGCCGAGTTCCGCGATGGCCAGGGCAAAGGTGCGAGCCGCCGCCTGCGTCACGAGGGACGAGTGCCGGCAATCCTGTACGGGGGCCATCAGGAACCCCGTGCCATCACTCTCAATCACCAGAAGCTGATGACGCTGGTGGACAACGAGAAGTTCTACTCTTCGATCATCAACCTGAGGGTGGGCGACAAGACGCAGGCTGCGATCGTCAAGGATCTGCAGATGCATCCGGCGCGCAACGCCATTCAGCACCTCGACATGCAGCGCGTCGTGGAGACGGAGAAGATCCGCATCCACATCCCGATTCACTTCAAGGGTGAAGCCGCTTCCCCGGGCGTGAAGTCGCAGGGCGGCGTGGTCTCGCACCGCGTTGCCGACGTCGAGATCTCCTGCCTGCCGAAGGATCTGCCCGAGTTCATCGAGCTCGATCTTTCGAAGATGGAGATGAACCAGTCGAAACATCTGTCCGATCTGCCGCTGCCGGAAGGCGTGAGCATCCCGTCGATCTCCAAGGGAGACGCCGTGGTCGTCACGATCCATCCGCCGCGTGCGGAAGAGCCGGAGCCGACCGCCGAAGCCGCTGCCGCGACGCCTGCCGAAGGCGCCGCCGCTGCTCCGGCCGAAGGTGCGGCTGCCGCCGGTGCGAAGGCGGGCGATGCCAAGGCGGCTCCCGCTGCCGCTGCCCCCGCGAAGAAGGAAGGCGGAAAGAAGTAA
- the pth gene encoding aminoacyl-tRNA hydrolase, whose translation MAGNVLKLIVGLGNPGSEYARTRHNAGFWLVDELARRHGGTFRSEGKHQAELARVRIGGEEVWLAKPMSFMNRSGGPVSSILGFYKIAPTQMLVAHDEIDLPSGTVRLKESGGHGGHNGLRDIIAAQGDVFWRLRIGVSHPGAKDDVVDFVLTRAGADEQRAIDETIVAGADAIEEMLRSGAQIAMNKLHMRAVPKPAAS comes from the coding sequence ATGGCCGGCAACGTTCTCAAACTCATCGTCGGGCTGGGCAATCCCGGGTCCGAGTACGCGCGCACGCGGCACAATGCCGGCTTCTGGCTGGTGGATGAGCTGGCGCGCCGTCACGGCGGCACCTTCCGCAGCGAAGGCAAACACCAGGCCGAATTGGCGCGCGTGCGCATCGGCGGCGAGGAAGTCTGGCTGGCCAAACCCATGAGCTTCATGAACCGCAGCGGCGGACCGGTCTCGAGCATTCTCGGTTTCTACAAGATCGCGCCCACGCAGATGCTGGTGGCGCACGATGAAATCGATCTGCCGAGCGGCACGGTGCGGTTGAAGGAAAGTGGCGGCCACGGCGGCCACAACGGACTGCGCGACATCATCGCCGCGCAGGGAGATGTTTTCTGGCGCTTGCGCATCGGCGTGAGCCATCCCGGCGCCAAGGACGACGTCGTGGATTTCGTGCTGACGCGCGCCGGCGCGGACGAACAGCGCGCGATCGACGAAACGATCGTGGCCGGGGCGGACGCGATAGAGGAGATGCTGCGCTCGGGCGCGCAGATCGCCATGAACAAACTACATATGCGTGCGGTCCCGAAGCCCGCCGCCAGCTGA
- the ychF gene encoding redox-regulated ATPase YchF: MGIKCGIVGLPNVGKSTLFNALTRAQIAAENYPFCTIDPNVGIVPVPDLRLDALSKIVEPEKVVPTTVEFVDIAGLVAGASQGEGLGNKFLSHIRETDAIAHVVRCFEDADIVHVSGRVNPLSDIDIIDTELALTDLQSVEKAVDRNTKAAKGGDKDAARKKELFERMQKHLDDGKPVRSMGLTKEEKADSQELHLLTAKPVMYVANVKEDGFTGNPHLDTVTARAKAEGAVVVAVCAAIEAEISQLEEADRADFLKDLGLTEPGLNRVIRAGYDLLGLQTYFTAGVKEVRAWTVRGGSTAPQAAGVIHTDFERGFIRAEVIAYDDFIKYKGEAGAKDAGKLRLEGKEYLVKEGDVMHFRFNV; the protein is encoded by the coding sequence ATGGGCATCAAGTGCGGCATCGTCGGGCTTCCCAACGTCGGCAAGTCCACGCTGTTCAACGCGCTGACACGCGCGCAGATCGCGGCGGAGAACTATCCGTTCTGCACGATCGATCCGAACGTCGGCATCGTGCCGGTGCCGGACCTGCGGCTCGACGCGTTGTCGAAGATCGTGGAGCCCGAGAAGGTCGTGCCGACCACGGTGGAGTTCGTCGACATCGCGGGCCTGGTCGCCGGCGCGTCGCAGGGCGAAGGCCTGGGCAACAAGTTCCTCTCGCACATCCGCGAGACGGACGCGATCGCGCACGTCGTGCGCTGCTTCGAGGATGCGGACATCGTGCACGTGTCGGGCCGCGTCAATCCGCTCTCCGACATCGACATCATCGACACCGAACTCGCGCTGACGGATCTTCAGTCCGTGGAGAAGGCCGTGGACCGGAACACCAAGGCGGCCAAGGGCGGCGACAAGGATGCCGCGCGCAAGAAGGAACTGTTCGAGCGCATGCAGAAACACCTCGACGACGGCAAGCCGGTGCGTTCGATGGGCCTGACGAAAGAAGAGAAAGCCGACAGCCAGGAGCTGCACCTGCTGACCGCGAAGCCGGTCATGTACGTGGCGAACGTGAAGGAAGACGGGTTCACCGGTAACCCCCATCTCGATACGGTGACCGCGCGCGCCAAGGCGGAAGGCGCGGTGGTGGTGGCCGTCTGCGCCGCCATCGAAGCCGAGATATCGCAGCTCGAGGAAGCCGATCGCGCGGATTTCCTCAAGGACCTCGGGCTCACGGAGCCGGGATTGAATCGCGTGATCCGCGCCGGCTACGACTTGTTAGGCCTGCAGACCTATTTCACCGCCGGCGTGAAAGAGGTCCGTGCCTGGACCGTGCGCGGTGGCTCGACCGCGCCGCAGGCCGCGGGCGTCATCCACACGGATTTCGAGCGCGGCTTCATCCGTGCCGAAGTGATCGCGTACGACGACTTCATCAAATACAAAGGCGAGGCGGGCGCAAAGGATGCCGGCAAGCTGCGCCTCGAGGGCAAGGAATACCTCGTCAAGGAAGGCGACGTCATGCACTTCCGCTTTAACGTGTAG